From the genome of Flavobacterium luteolum, one region includes:
- a CDS encoding nuclear transport factor 2 family protein, which yields MNANETLITKFYTAFANADAKTMSECYHPKVHFIDPAFGLLKEEQVSKMWEMLLLKSKGNLKIDFSNVKADDFTGSANWTATYNFSKTNRKVINKIAAEFVFQDGLIIKHTDNFDVWKWSKQAFGLTGYLLGWTGFFQKKVQAQALSSLQQFQKNK from the coding sequence ATGAATGCAAATGAAACCTTGATTACAAAATTCTATACTGCTTTCGCGAATGCAGACGCCAAAACAATGAGCGAATGTTATCATCCAAAAGTTCATTTTATCGATCCAGCTTTTGGTTTGTTGAAAGAAGAACAGGTTTCTAAAATGTGGGAAATGTTGCTTTTAAAGAGTAAAGGGAATTTAAAAATTGATTTTTCAAATGTAAAAGCTGATGATTTTACAGGCTCTGCAAATTGGACAGCAACCTATAATTTCAGTAAAACCAATAGAAAAGTCATCAATAAAATTGCAGCCGAGTTTGTTTTCCAAGACGGATTAATCATCAAACATACTGATAATTTTGATGTTTGGAAATGGTCAAAACAAGCCTTTGGCTTAACAGGTTATTTATTAGGTTGGACTGGTTTTTTCCAGAAAAAAGTACAGGCACAAGCTTTATCGTCATTACAACAATTTCAGAAAAATAAATAA
- a CDS encoding peptidoglycan DD-metalloendopeptidase family protein, which yields MKPLSSILNALPPTKVIDASINLSEYVPLNLSVSNQELVDKKLDTSEDFEKYISNYLKENNAKVAFGGYIEGRFLYQRSPIFLDASKPERNIHIGLDLWAEAGTTVLAALDGKVHSFKNNEGLGDYGPTIILEHEVEKEKFYTLYGHLSLESIENLKIGDYFRKGEKIACLGNASVNGDYAPHVHFQIIHNIGDYQGDYPGVCNTGDLNFYIENCPDPNLLLKIT from the coding sequence ATGAAACCCCTTTCTTCAATCTTAAACGCCCTGCCACCTACTAAAGTTATTGATGCCTCAATTAATCTTTCTGAATATGTCCCATTAAATTTGTCCGTTTCAAATCAGGAATTGGTCGATAAAAAACTGGACACTTCAGAAGATTTTGAAAAATATATTTCAAATTATCTAAAAGAAAACAATGCCAAAGTTGCCTTTGGAGGTTATATAGAAGGTCGATTTTTATATCAAAGAAGTCCCATTTTTTTGGATGCTTCAAAACCAGAACGTAATATTCATATTGGATTAGATTTGTGGGCAGAAGCCGGAACCACAGTGCTTGCAGCTTTAGATGGAAAAGTGCATAGTTTTAAAAACAACGAGGGTTTGGGCGATTACGGCCCTACTATTATATTAGAACACGAAGTTGAAAAGGAAAAATTTTATACTTTATACGGACATTTATCGTTAGAAAGTATAGAGAATCTAAAGATCGGAGACTATTTTAGGAAAGGTGAAAAGATTGCCTGCTTAGGAAACGCCTCAGTAAATGGAGATTACGCCCCTCATGTCCATTTTCAAATTATTCACAATATTGGTGATTATCAAGGAGACTATCCTGGTGTCTGCAATACAGGCGACCTTAACTTTTATATCGAAAATTGTCCCGATCCTAACTTATTATTAAAAATTACTTAA